The Streptomyces sp. NBC_00569 genomic sequence TGGCCCTCAACCCCTTCCCGTGCCCCCTGAGTCACCCAGGTCGACCGCAGCACACAGCTGTCGAACATCGGCGAAGGAGACACGGGATGTCAGTGCGTACCGGCCTGGTGGGTGTGGCCGCAGTCGTGTCGGTGACGGCGGGGGCGCTCGCGACCCCCGCGCTCGCCGACGCGCCGGCCAAGGACGGACACCGGGCGACGCAGCAGGCCATGGACGCCGCAGTCGCGGCGGGCGTGCCCGGGGTGACGGGGCAGGCGACGGACAAGTACGGCACCTGGAGGGGCACTTCGGGCCTCGGGGACCTGCGGACGAACACCCCGCGCGGCGACCGGGACCGCTATCGCGTCGGCAGCATCACCAAGACGTTCGTCGCGACCGTCCTCCTCCAGCTGGAGGCCGAGGGCAGGCTGAGCCTGGACGACAGGGTCGACCACTGGCTGCCCGGCGTCGTCACCGGACACGGCCACGACGGCCGGAAGATCACCGTCCGCCAGCTCCTCAACCACACCAGCGGGATCTACGACTACACGGCGGACAAGGACTTCCAGCAGACCGTCTTCGGTCGCGACGGCTTCCTGAAGCACCGCTACGACACCTGGGCCCCCGGCAGGCTCGTGTCGGTCGCCATGGCCCACAAGCCCGACTTCGCGCCCGGCACGTCCTGGAACTACTCCAACACCAACTACGTGCTGGCCGGCATGGTCGTGAAGAAGGTCACCGGGCACTCCTACGCCGACGAGATCCGCCACCGCATCATCGAGCCCCTCCACCTACGCGCCACCAGCCTGCCCGGCACCGCCGTCACCGTGCCGCGCCCGGCGGGCCGCGCCTACACCAAGTTCCCCGACGACCCGGACAAGAAGACGTACGACGTCACCGAGCTCAACCCGACCATCGCCTCGTCGGCCGGCGAGATGGTCTCCGACTCGGCGGACCTGAACCGCTTCTACTCGGCGCTCCTGCGCGGCCGGCTGCTGCCCGCCGCACAGCTCGCCGAGATGAAGAAGACCGTCCCCGTCTCGAAGGACGAGCCGGGTCTCGGTTACGGTCTCGCCCTCATGCGGCAGAAGCTCAGCTGCGGCAAGGAGCTCTGGGGCCACAGCGGCGGCATCCACGGTTCCAACACGGACTCCGTGACCACGCCCGACGGCCGCCACACCCTCTCGTTCAACTTCAACGGCGACTGGACGGGTGACAGTCAGGCGGTCATCGAGGCCGAGTTCTGCCCGAAGCAGCCCGAAGGGACGCGTAGGTGAGTGACCGGGGGCCGGCGGTGCTCAGTGGGGGAGGACCATCACGTACGCCGCCGGTTCCCGGTCCAGGGACGCCATCAGGGCGGTCCGCACGACCGTCGCCTGCTGTTCGAGGGACTCGCGCAGCTTGCGCGGCGTGATGTGGACGACGGTGATCCCCAGGCGCTCCAGGTGCTCGCGCTTGCGGGCGTACTCGGACCACTCCAGGCTGTCGCTCTCCTCCTGGAGCTCCGGACGCAGCCCGTGCCGGGGTGTCCGCGTGTCCAGCTCCACGGCGACGGCCTGGTCGGGCCAGTACGCGTCGACGCCGCCGAGGTGCGGCCCGCCGGGCAGGCGCAGATCCACGTTCCACAGCGGGTCGGGCAGACCGTACTCGCGCACCATCTCGTACAGCCGGTCCTCGGCGATGGCGCGCCCCTCGGCGAGCAGCGAGTCCACGGCGTCGATGACGTGCGGGCGGGTGAGAAGCCTGGCCTGGTTCAACTCCCGCACCACGGCGGCGGGTTCGCAGTGGCCGCCGCGGACGGCCTCGGTGAGCAGGCGCCGCACCGCGGCCGCGTCGTCGAGCTGGGCGACGGCGTCCGCGAGGGCGCGCGGCACCGGCGCCACCGGCACCCCCGCGATCCGCTGCGGCGCGGGCATGCCGTGACTGCGCACGAGCCGGGCGAGACCCGTCGAGCGCAGCCGCCGTGTGCGCGGCACCATGACGTCGATCCGGTCGAGGGAGAGCAGCGGCGGAACGGACACGAAACGGTGCAGGGCCAGTGCGGCGAGACCGGTGACCATCGCGTTGGCGTACGGGACCTGGGGCGCGGCCTGAGGGGGGTGCGGCTCGTCGGGGGTGGTCTGCGTGGGCACGGCGACAGCGGTACGGGTGTGGGGGCGGCCCGCGTACAGGAGGACGGCGTGCAGTCGCTCGTCGGTGGTGGGCAGGCCGGGGTGGAGCAGGTACACGCCGGGCAGCAGCTGCTGCCACGGGCCGCCCGGCCGGCACTGCTCGTTCAGGGCCGCGGAGTTGACCCCGTGCGCCTTGAGCTGGGCGGCGCTCAGGACGCGCTGCCGGCAGTCGTCGAGGTGCTGGAGGGGGCGGGGGGACAGCGGGGTGTTGTGGTTCATGGCATGGCCATTCCCGGCGCCGGCCGGGCCCCTAACCGCTGTTACACGCTCGTCGACAAAAAGGGACAAGCCTGCCCTAAAGTACGGGCGTTCGACTGCCGAGAAGGGCAGGCCGGGCGAGGGGTTACGGCCGGAAGTACCCGCATTCGGTAACTCCCGGCCGTAGAAGCCCTGTTGTGCCTTCCGGGTTACATCCCGGCCGCCGCGTCGCACGCCTGCGCGCGCAGGGCGCGGGCCAGGTCGTCACGCGCCTCGAGGACGAGACGGCGCAGCGCGGGCGCCGAGTCCTCGTGCGCCGCCAGCCACGCGTCGGTCGCGTCGAGCGTGCCCTGCGAGTCCTGGAGCGAGGGGAACAGGCCCTTCACCACGTCCATGCCGATCTGGATGGACCGCTCCTGCCAGACACGCTCGATCGCCGCGAAGTACCGCTCCGCGTACGGCGCGGTCAGCTCGCGCTGCGCCGGCTGCTGGAAGCCGGCGATCGTCGCCTCGACCAGCGCGTTCGACAGCGCGTCCGACTCGACGACCTGTGCCCAGGCCTGCGCCTTCACCGCTGCGGACGGGCGCGCCGCCAGACAGCGCACCTGGTGCCGCTTGCCGGACGCGGTGTCGTCACGCGCCAGCTCCGCGTTGATCACCGACTCGTCTGCCTCGCCCGTGGAGGCGAGCGCGTTCACGAACGACCAGCGCAGCTCCTGGTCGACATCGAGCCCGTCGATCTTCGCGGTGCCTTCGAGCAGGCCGCGCAGCAGCCCGAGGTCGTCCTCGGCGGAGGCGACGGAGGCGAAGAACCGCGCCCACGTCAGCTGGTTCTGGCTGGCCGGCTCGGCGAACCGCAGCTCACGCAGCGCGCCCTCGGCGAGCTGCCTGCTGCCCTCCGCGCGCCACTCGGGCGACGCGTAGTGCGTGACCGCCGAGTTCGCCCAGGTGTGCAGCATCTGCAGGACGCCGATGTCGCTCTCGCGCCCGGCGAACCGCAGCACGAGGCCGATGAAGTCGCGCGCGGGCATGAGCCCGTCCCGCGTCAGGCTCCACAGAGCCGACCAGCACAGGGCGCGCGCCAGCGGGTCCGTGATGTCGCCGAGGTGCTCGCGGAGGGTGGCCAGCGAGTTCTCGTCGAAGCGGATCTTGCAGTACGTGAGGTCGTCGTCGTTGACGAGGACCAGCTCGGGCGCCTCGGCGCCGGCCAGCTCGTCCACCACGGTTCGCGGCCCGTCCACGTCGATCTCGGCGCGCGCGTACCGCGCGAGCGCCCCGCCCGCGCCGTCGCGCCGGTAGAGGCCCACGGCGACGCGGTGCGGCCGCAGCGTGGGGTGGGAATCGGCGGCCTCCTGGACGACGGCCAGCTCGGTGATGCGCCCGTCGGCGCTCGACGTCAGCTGCGGGGTGAGGGAGTTGACGCCCGCCGTCTGGAGCCACGCCCGCGACCACGTGGCCATGTCGCGCCCGCTGGTCTCCTCCAGGACGGACAGCAGATCGCCCAGCTGCGTGTTGCCGTACGCGTTCCGCTTGAAGTAGCGCCGGGCCCCTTCGAGGAACGCCTCGCGCCCCGCGTAGGCGACGAGCTGCTTCAGGACGCTCGCGCCCTTCGCGTACGTGATCCCGTCGAAGTTGAGCTTGGCGTCCTCCAGGTCGCGGATGTCGGCCGTGACCGGGTGCGTGGAGGGCAGCTGGTCGGCGCGGTACGCCCACGCCTTGCGGTTGTTGGCGAAGGTGATCCAGCCGTTGGTGAAGCGCGTCGCCTCGACCATCGAGAACGTCCCCATGAAGTCCGCGAAGGACTCCTTGAGCCACAGGTCGTCCCACCACTGCATGGTCACGAGGTCGCCGAACCACATGTGCGCCATCTCGTGCAGGATGACGTTCGCGCGCCGCTCGTACGACGCCTGCGTCACCTTGCCGCGGAAGATGAACTCCTCGCGGAACGTGACACAGCCCGGGTTCTCCATCGCGCCGAGGTTGTACTCCGGCACGAACGCCTGGTCGTACTTCCCGAAGGGGTACGGGTAGTCGAAGTGGTCGTGGAAGAAGTCGAGCCCCTGCTTCGTCACCAGGAACACGTCGTCGGCGTCGAAGTGCTTCGCGAGCCCCTTGCGGCACATCGCGCCGAGCGGGATCTCCAGCTTCGTGCCGTCCTCGAAGACGCGCTCGTAGGAGTCCGTCACATAGTGGTACGGGCCGGCGACGATCGCCGTGATGTACGTCGAGATCGGCTTCGTCTCGGCGAACTTCCATACGCCGTCGACGAGTTCACCCACCCCGTTCGACCAGACCGTCCAGCCGTCGGGCGCCTGCACGCCGAAGCGGTAGGGCGCCTTGAGGTCGGGCTGCTCGAAGTTGGCGTAGACACGCCGCGAGTCGGCGGGCTCGTACTGCGTGTAGAGATAGACCTCGCCGTCCTCGGGGTCGACGAAGCGGTGCATGCCCTCGCCGGTGCGGCTGTAGGCGCACTGGGCGTCGACCACCAGCTCGTTCTCCGCGGCCAGGCCGTCGAGCGCGATCCGCGTCCCGTCGAAGACGGCCGCCGTGTCGAGGTCCTCGCCGTTCAGCGTCACCGCGTTCACCGACGGAGCGATCAGGTCCACGAAGGTGGCGGCGCCGGGCTCGGTGGCCCGGAACCGGATCGTGGTCACCGAGCGGAACGTCCGGGGCCCCTCGCCCTCGGTCTCGCCGACCGCGGACCGCAGATCGAGCTGGACCTCGTACCCGTCGACGGACAGCAGGCCCGCCCGCTCGCGGGCCTCGTCGCGGGAAAGATTCTCTCCGGGCACGGGCGGCACTCCCTTGTGACTCGACTGGCTGCACTTGTGGTGCGAACAGGACCGATCCTGCCATGTGCCCCTGACCGCGGACAGCCGGGAATGGGACGCCGGTGCGGGACGTTGGCGAGGAGAGTCAACGCCACGGAATACATGAGGAGAACCATGTCCGAGAAGACCCCCGTCGACTTCTGGTTCGACCCCCTGTGCCCCTGGGCCTGGATGACCTCACGGTGGGTCCTCGAAGTGGAGAAGGTCCGCGACATCAAGGTCAGCTGGCATCTGATGAGCCTCGCCGTCCTGAACGAGGACAGGCTCGACGACCTGCCCGACGAGTACCGCGAGCTTCTGGAGACGAAGGCCTGGGGCCCGGTCCGCGTCGTCATCGCCGCGCAGGAGGAGCACGGCGCCGAGGTGCTCGGAGACCTCTACACCGCGCTCGGCAAGCGTATCCACAACGGCGGCGAGGGCCCCACGAAGGAAGCGGTCGCCGCCGCCCTCGACGAGGTCGGCCTGCCCGCCTCCCTCCTCGACCACTGGGACGGCACGAAGTACGAGGCCGAGCTGCGCGCCTCCCACAAGGAGGGCATCGACAAGGTCGGCCAGGACGTCGGCACGCCCGTCATAGCCGTACCCGGCGCGGACGGCGAGCAGATCGCGTTCTTCGGCCCCGTCGTCACCCCGGCCCCCAAGGGCGAGGAGGCCGCGAAGCTCTGGGACGGCACGCTCCTGGTCGCCTCGGTCCCCGGCTTCTACGAGATCAAGCGCACGCGGACGCAGGGGCCGGTCTTCGACTAGGCGAACGTCTCGGGGAGGGTGCGGCCGTCCCAGTGCCGGAAGTGGTGCTGCACGCGCCGGCACGAGCCGTTGGCGCAGCGCCGGTAGTTGTTCGCCTCGCCCTTCTTGGCCCAGGTGGTGACGTACTTGAGCTCCTCGGGCTTGAGCCGGCGGAAGAGCTGAAGCGCGTCGTCGCAGTTGCGGCAGCGCTTGGAGGGGTCCGTCATGGACCCACGGTGGCCCGGAAGCCCGTAAACCGGAAGACCCCCGCGAGTCATGTCCTCGCGGGGGTCTTCCGTCTTTCCGCCCGCCGTCGCGATGGTTGAGAAGACGATCACGAGGCGGGACGCCTCAGGGGCTCAGGGGGCGACCAGCAGGTTGAACGCCCGGTCCTTCGCGGCCGCGTACCGCTTGGCGACGTCCTGCCAGTTGACGACGCGCCACATGGCCTCGATGAAGTCGACCTTCTGGTTCTTGTACTGGAGGTAGAACGCGTGCTCCCACGCGTCGAAGACCAGGATCGGGACCGAGCCCTGGCCGACGTTGCCCTGGTGGTCGTAGATCTGCTCGACGACGAGGCGCCCGCTCACCGGCTCGTACGCGAGGACACCCCAGCCGGAGCCCTGCGTCGTCGCGGCGGCCTTGGTCAGCTGGGCCTTGAACCCGGCGAAGGAGCCGAAGGAGGCGGTGACGGCGTCCGCGAGGTCGCCCACGCCGTCCGCGGCCAGCGGTTCGCCGCCGCCGTCGCCGGACATGTTGTGCCAGTAGATGCTGTGCAGGATGTGGCCCGAGAGGTGGAACGCGAGGTTCTTCTCCAGGCCGTTGATGGCGCCCCACGACTCCTTGTCGCGGGCCTCCTCCAACTGCTCCAGGGTGTCGTTCGCCCCCTTCACGTACGCCGCGTGGTGCTTGTCGTGGTGGAGCTCGATGATCTGCGGGTTGATGACCGGTTCGAGCGCCGCGTAGTCGTACGGAAGTTCAGGAAGCGTGTAAATGGCCATGACCGAGCCCTCCGGCTGCGTACTGCAGAGCTTATTGCAAGTAATGTGCAAATGCAGGCTAGCAGCAGGAGTGTGTGGCGCAACGCGAAGGACCCCCGGGCCACTTGGCCCGGGGGTCCTTCGGTGAGCGGGGGAGAGCTACGCGTCGGCCGTCGCCCGCGACTGAGCCGCCTTCTGGCGTACGTAGCCGACGATCGCGAGCACGACGGTCAGGCCGCCCGTGTAGTACAGCTGCACGCGCGTGTCGTGCTCACGGGCCATCAGGACGAAGACCGCGACCATCGCGATGAGGGCCAGGACCGTGAGGTACGGGTACGCCCACATCTTCACGACGAGCTTCTCCGGGGCCTCGCGCTCCAGCTTGCGGCGCAGGACCAGCTGCGAGACGGCGATGAAGAACCAGACGACGAGGATGATCGCGCCGATGGTGTTGAGCAGCCAGGCGAAGACGTCGTCCGGGCGCCAGTAGCTCAGCAGGACGCAGACGAAGCCGAAGACGGCGGAGACCAGGACCGCGACGCGCGGCACACCGCCGGTGACCTTGCCGATCACCTTCGGGCCCATGCCACGGGCGACGAGCGAGCTCGCCATGCGGGAGGCCCCGTAGATGTTGGCGTTCATGGCCGACAGCAGGGCGATGAGGACGACCACGTTCATGATCTGGCCGGCACCGGGGATGCCCAGGTGGTCGAGCGTGGCGACGTACGGGCCCTTGGTCGGGATCTCCTTCGCCGTCCACGGCAGCAGGACCACGACGACGGCCATCGAGCCGACGTAGAAGAGCGCGATGCGCCACATCGCCGTACGGACCGCCTTCGCGACACCCTGCACCGGGTGCTCGGACTCCGCCGCGGCGATGGTGACGGTCTCCAGACCGCCGTACGCGAAGACCGAGGCGAGCAGGCCGACGATCAGCCCCTCCGTGCCGTTGGGCATGAAGCCGCCGTGGCCCGTCAGGTTGTCCATACCGGGCGCGGAGACGTCGGGCAGGACACCGAGGATCGCCAGCACGCCGATGACGAGGAAGAGCACGATCGCGCCGACCTTGAGCGTCGCGAACCAGAACTCGAACTCGCCGAAGTTCTTCACGGCCGCGAGGTTCGTGCCGGTGAACAGCAGCATGAACAGCGCGACCAGCGCCCACTCGGGCACGCCGGGCAGCCACCCGTGCACGATGCCCGCCGCGCCGATGCCCTCCAGGCCCACGGCCACACAGAGCAGGAACCAGAACGACCAGCCTGCCGTGAACCCGGCCCACGGGCCGATGCCCCGCTCCGCGTGCACGGAGAACGAGCCGGAGGCGGGGTACGCGGCGGCCATCTCGCCGAGCATGCGCATCACGAGCATCACGAGTGCGCCCGAGATCGCGTAGGCGAGGATGATCGACGGTCCGGCGGCCGCGATGGCGGTTCCGGAGCCCACGAAGAGGCCGGCACCGATCACACCGCCGAGCGCGATCATGGAGAGATGGCGCTGCTTGAGACCGCGCGACAGCGGCGGCTCGGCCGGCGACTGATCGATCGGCTGCGCGTCGACCGGCGACTGCGCGGACGTCCGAGACATGGATGTGCCCTGTTCATTAGCTGAGACGGGGAAAGGCCCACAGTCTGAGCAGCGGCACCGCCTACAGGGAACAGCTGACCGGTATACGGACACGACGCTCACACATCGTGAAGGTTCAGGCACGCCGCGCGCGCAGTTCCCGCACCCCCGCGACGGCCACGACGAGCACGGTCGCGCCGGTCGACCACAACAGCTGCGGACGGGCCGCGTCGTCGGTCAGCATCAGCCCGATGACGGCCGCCATCGCGGCGAGCGTCACCCACGTCAGCCAGGGGAAGCCCCACATCCGCAGCATGAGCCGCTCGGGCGCCTCCCGTTCCACGAGCCGCCGCAGCCGCAGCTGCGACGCCGCGATCAGCGCCCACACGAACAGCAGCACCGCGCCGACCGAGTTGAGCATGTAGAGGAAGACGGACTCCGGCCACTCCAGATTGAGCAGCACCGAGACGAAGCCGAACGCGACCGACGCGAGCACCGCCCGGCGCGGCACGCCCCCGCCGCTCACCTTCAGCAGCGCGCGGGGCGCCTCACCGCGCTCGGCCAGCGAGAACACCATGCGCGACGAGCCGTAGAGGTTCGCGTTGAGCGCCGAGAGGAGCGCCACGAACACCACGATGTTCATGATCTGGCCCGCGGACGGCACCCCGATCGAGTCGAGGACCGTGACGTACGGGCTGATGCCCGCCTTCTGTGCCGTCCACGGCAAAACCGTCACGATGACCAGCATCGAGCCGATGTAGAAGAAGAGGATGCGGAAGACCGCGCTGCGCACCGCCCGCGAGACCGCGCGCACCGGGTCGTCGGACTCGGCGGCCGCGATCGTCACGACCTCCAGGCCGCCGAACGCGAACACGACGGCGAGCACACCGGAGATGACGCCCTGCCAGCCGTGCGGCAGGAAGCCGCCCTGCCCGGTGAGGTTGGTGAAGCCGACCGGGTCCCCAAAGGAATCAGACGCAGCCGGCAGCAGCCCGAAGACCGCGAGCGTGCCGAGGATCAGGAACGCGACGATCGCGAACACCTTCAGAGCGGCGAACCAGAACTCGAACTCGCCGAAGTTCTTCACGGCCGCCAGGTTCGCCCCGGTGAAGACCAGCATGAACACCAGCACCCACGCCCACTGAGGCACGCCCGGCGCCCAGCCGTTCGCGATCTGCGCCGCGCCCGTCGCCTCCACGGCGAGGACGACGACGAGCAGGAACCAGTAGAGCCAGCCGACGCTGAACCCGGCCCAGCGGCCGAGCGCCCGCTCCGCGTGCACGGAGAACGAACCCGACGCCGGCATCGCGGCGGACATCTCGCCCAGCATCCGCATCACGCACATCGCGAGCGTGCCCGCGATCAGATACGAGACGACGATGCCGGGCCCCGCGACCGCGATACCGGCGCCCGAGCCGACGAACAGCCCCGCCCCGATGACACCACCGAGGCCCAGCATCGTCAGATGCCGCTGCTTGAGTCCGCCTCCGAGCGGTTCGGGTTCGGACGGGAGGTGGTCGTGCATGGGAGGTTCAGACTGCTTTCGGGGCTCGCGTGGGTTTGGCAGGAACCTACAGTCTCCCCGGCGGCCGACCCCGGGCGCAAAACGGGCCGATTCGGCTCTGGCCTCAGTGACGAGCATCACGCCAAGTCGCGCATGAGTAACGCCCTTTGTGAAGAGCCCACCAACACGCGCCGTCACCCTTTGTCGAGCAGTGACCGTGATCGGGGATCGGCCCCTGGGATAGCGTCACGGTGTCCCAACCTGCCCTCACCCCCGCGGAGTCCCGATGAGTACGGCTGCCGTCTCCACCCGCCCCGGCAAGGTCCTGGCCGACCTGCTGCCCGCCTCGCGCACCCGCGACATCGCGCTCGTGCTCGGCGGCGCGGCCCTCACCGGCATCGCGGCCCAGATCGCCGTGCCCGTGCCGGGCTCCCCGGTCCCGGTCACCGGGCAGACCTTCGCCGCGCTCCTCGTCGGCACCGCGCTCGGCGCCCGCCGCGGCTTCCTCTCGCTCGCCGTGTACGCGCTCGTCGGCATGGCCGGCATGCCGTGGTTCGCGCAGGGCACCTCCGGTGCGGGCGGCGCCTCCTTCGGCTACGTCGTCGGCATGCTGCTCGCCTCCACCGTGGTGGGTGCGCTCGCCCGCCGCGGCGGCGACCGTTCGGTCCTGCGCACCGCGGGCACCATGGTCCTCGGCTCCGCGATCATCTACGCGGTCGGCGTGCCCTACCTCGCCGCCGCCACCGGCATGACCCTCACGCAGGCGGTCGCCGCGGGCCTCACCCCGTTCCTCATCGGCGACGCCGTGAAGGCGGCCCTGGCGATGGGCGTGCTGCCCACCGCCTGGAAGTTCGCCGACAAGTAGTTCTCGCCACGGGCGCTCAGCGCACGTTGTAGTTCCTCCGGAAGAGGTTCGCCGGGTCGTACGCGGCCTTCACATCGGCGAGCCTCTTCCGCGTCTGTGCGTCGTACAGCCCCTCCGTGCGGTCGCCGCCGCCGAACGCGAAGTTCAGGGACCGGCCCATCCGCTGCTCCTCGACCCGCTTGAACGCGAGGGCGTGATGAGCGCGGACGGCCTCGCGGTCCGTCCCGTCCAGCGGCGACAGGATCCGCACCAGCCACTGTGCCTCCCGGTACGGCACGCAGTTCTCGGCGGGCCTCGACAGGGCCCCGCCCAGGTGGTTGACCTGCACGACGTGCATGGAGGAGGCGTCCGGCCCGCACAGCGCGAGGAGTTCGGACACGCCCTCCACGGCCGGCTCCCGCAGCACCGCGCTGTCCCCGTAGTAGGCGTGCGGGAAGTCCGGGTCGCTGTGGATGGTGTGGCTCTCGGTGTACGGCATCTCGCGCAGGCTGTCCGACAGAGCCGGTCCGAGCGCAGCCCGCAGGGGCGCCACGAGCCGCTCGCCCTCGTCCGCGCTCCCGGTGAAGGCGACCCGCACGGAGATCACGTACCGGCCGCGCAGGTGCGGCGGGAGCGCGGGGATGTCCGGGTACACGAGGGCGGAGAGGGACGACGTCAGCGCGTCCGGCACGGTCCGCGCCCAGTCCGTGTACGCCCGCAGCACGGCCCCCGCGTCGGCCTTCGCGCCGTCGAAGGCGAGCGAGCCCCCGTACAGCCGGGCGACCGGCACCAGAGCGATCTCCAGACCCGTGACGACGCCCAGATTCGCGCCGCCGCCGAGCAGGCCGCGGAAGAGCTCCGGCTCGGCGTCGGCGGAGACCGTACGCAGGTGTGCGTCCGCCGTGACGACGTCGAGCGACCGGACGTGATCGGCCGCGTAACCGAACTCCCGCGCCAGGATGCCGAGTCCGCCGCCCAGCGTGTACGAGACCGCGCCCACGCCCGGCGCCGAGCCGTTCAGCGGGGCGAGGCCGTGGGGAGCGGCCGCCTCGACGACCTGCCGCCAGCGCGTCCCCGCAAAGACCCGCGCCGTGCGCGCCGCCGCGTCCACCACGACCCCGTCCATGCGCCGCGTGGAGATCAGCACCCCGCCCTCGGAGTCCTCGGGCAGCCCGTGCCCGGTGGCCTGCACGCCGACGGGCAGGCCGGCACCGGCCGCGTACGCGACAGCGGCCTCGACGTCACCGGCGGAGGTTGCCGCGAAGATGACGTCGGGCCGCTGGGCGAAACCGGTCTGGAAGCCGGCCAGTTCCTCGTCGTACCCGGCGTCGCCGGGCCGCAGGACGAGCTGCTGTGTACGGATGTCGTCGGAATTCATGCGGCAGACTCTGCCCGCATTACCTGACACCCGCCGTCAGCTTTTGTACCGAGACCTTTCCGGGAATACCCGGACGGGTCAGGCGGAGACCTTCTTCCGCTTCTGCACCTGCTCGCGCACCAGCGCGATAGCGACCACCACGGCCGCCACGAGCAGCGACAGGACGACCTGCTCGCGGCCCGCGTCGTCGGTGAGCATGTAGACGAGCACGAACGAGATCATCGCGATCGTGACCCATGTCAGATACGGGAAGAGCCACATCTTCACGACGAGCTTCTCGGGCTGCTCGCGCAGGATGATGCCGCGCATCTTCAGCTGTGTGAAGCAGATGACGAGCCAGACGAAGAGGGCGACGGCGCCGGAGGAGTTCAGCAGGAAGTTGAAGACGGTGTCCGGCCACTGGTAGTTGAACCA encodes the following:
- a CDS encoding FAD-binding oxidoreductase; this translates as MNSDDIRTQQLVLRPGDAGYDEELAGFQTGFAQRPDVIFAATSAGDVEAAVAYAAGAGLPVGVQATGHGLPEDSEGGVLISTRRMDGVVVDAAARTARVFAGTRWRQVVEAAAPHGLAPLNGSAPGVGAVSYTLGGGLGILAREFGYAADHVRSLDVVTADAHLRTVSADAEPELFRGLLGGGANLGVVTGLEIALVPVARLYGGSLAFDGAKADAGAVLRAYTDWARTVPDALTSSLSALVYPDIPALPPHLRGRYVISVRVAFTGSADEGERLVAPLRAALGPALSDSLREMPYTESHTIHSDPDFPHAYYGDSAVLREPAVEGVSELLALCGPDASSMHVVQVNHLGGALSRPAENCVPYREAQWLVRILSPLDGTDREAVRAHHALAFKRVEEQRMGRSLNFAFGGGDRTEGLYDAQTRKRLADVKAAYDPANLFRRNYNVR